From the genome of Glycine soja cultivar W05 chromosome 14, ASM419377v2, whole genome shotgun sequence:
TACGGCTGTGTTTGTTAGTTGGGATGTTTTGTTGTGCTTTGTGGACAACAACAATAGTTACAAGATCTTGATACTTAATGCTTACTTTGCTTAGGCAGACGTGAGTTTCCACTTCAAACATGATTATCATCTTGTTGGTGTATGAATGCAGTTTTGTTATGATACTGTACATTGTACATTATGGTAGTTAGTacagtaaaacaaaaatttataaaaaaaaaaagagaggagaatttggaggatttttttttttatatattttttccttttctgttgagggcgagccctggtgtagcggtaaagttgtgccttggtgacttgttggtcatgggttcgaatccggaaacagtctctttgcatatggaagttaattttttccttttccgtTATTGATTTATTCTATAGATTTCcattttcttctacattcttttttacttaattacattcaaatagttttaaattttgatttcattgattacattttatatttatttatttttatttaattaagttttttgtgtttttagaattaaataattttgatccttttatttttattttcctattaaaaaaatttcaacttcttattttattcaaattttcactaattaaaataattgaaatatttaaaccCTTTTTAATCCAGAATTAACCAACTATACCAttaaattttatccaaaataaaaaatatatataatttttcactcattaaattttaatctcacatttcaataaaaaaaattaatcttacctcataaaactttttaaattttttcaatgttttctatttttttaagtgagttAACATAAAGATAGAGACAAACCTTAAGATTTAACCAACATTGTAAAAGaatgttttctaattttttgactataaacttttaaatgttgaattaataagaaataattattttagagttaaaaaaaataaaattaaatttacctaattttaaaaataaaataatctaattaacttaaaaaaacttgaaaaactaaaacaccCACATGTAATGGAAACTAAAGGTGTGTTTGATTGTGTGAAAagcaaaagaatgaaaaaattaaaaagaaatattcgaattaaaataaaaaaatgtgaaaccagcagtattaattttttatcttcaacTAAATCACCCTAGAAAGACAATTGTTTCTTAGTTTACTATTAAGGTCATCGTCATGGAGATCCTAGCCGGTCCCATTATCATCTGAACAGTTTTGTTTAATGTTCAGATAACATCAGAAAAAACAGATTTTCAGTAGGAACAAAGTTCATGGATTGTGTACCTGTAAATACCCTGgcaactaattaaaattatttttttatttaacatcaCATTTTTTATGGAAGGAAATGTTGTTCGAATTGAGTAATTAGATAGAGAAGTTACAATTACAAGCAATAAAATTCTAGTTCCAAATATATAATGCGATTATGTTTCTGGATCTCATGCTCAATACtagttgttaaattaaaataacttcgtGTTAATTTATCTGTATATGCTCAATAgtgattaaaatgattttaaatatgctaataattatagaaattaataatttgtaattaaataataataaattatgataaaaaggaacatttttagtaaaattctttatttcttaTGTTTTGTTCTCAAGCTTAAAACAAGTTGACATGAACACtgattatatttttcttcaagaCTCGAGCAATATTTTATACCTTAATTTTCCTTGCGGGTTGTGGTTGGAAGGGGTTGCAGTCTAGCATTAATGCAAAAGACTCAACTCTCAGAGAGTTAGGAAGCCTTTAAATTTCCACCCAACACCTTTGCTTCTCCCAAAAAAATCCAATCTTGCCATAGTTTCTGTGTCTGTTTCCTTCTGGGGTTGCCACCATCAATGGAACAGGAAGGACATCAATGGATAGTGCATCCTcatgatgaagaagaaggagaagaaattaTGGAAGATGGTGCTTTGATAAGAAAGCAAACTGTGTCACATAACAAGGGCAATCTTATTATGGAGGAAGTAACATTTacatcctcctcctcctcctcttcttctagTAGCAATGGCAGTGAGCATAGTAATAGAATTTGTTCAGTAGCCCCCCCAAATGGATCTCCTGTTCAAAAAGAGGAAGAAGTTGCAGAGAGAGGAGATGTTGGTGAAAATTGCAACCATGTTAATGGTGATATAGTAGATTATGCAGCTGCTGGGCTTGCACAAGTGGCAGAATTTGCAGGAGCAGAAACAAATGGAGAGGCCATAACTGGTGTTGTTGTGTCACAGAATAAGAACAGTGTTTACTTTGATGAGCAACAAGgtacctctctctctctaaagtttctttctttttctgtaCTATAGCATCCTATTTTGGAGAAAGGATCAGTTTTTTGGTTGATAGAGTGCAGTCCTCTTTTGGCTtgctaaattatttaatacatttttcagGAAATCACTATTGAGTGTTTATTGCTGCATCACTTTCATTCCCAATGCTTTTCCTCAAATTATGTTACCAAGTTGTGGTGTGAATTGTAATGTGTGCATTAGTTAtagcaaggttttaaattgtggttgcAGTCATAGGTGCAATCTTTGATGTCTTGGGAAATTGTGAATAAATACCACTGATGCAGCTGCAATTATAGTCAGGGTGACTCCGAAAACCTTGACTTTGCGGCCAAAAATGCAGTTGCATACCTGTTTTTAAAACCGTAAGTCCTAGTCTAGTTGTTCTGAAGTTCTGTCTCTTTCCAGGGTTTAGGTTAACATTAGTCTGTGTCTGGGTAGTTGAAGGCAGTGCTTGATCCATATTGGTGTTGTGGACCTCAAATTGCCTTTCCTAGCTTGTCTCATGAGTACCAATAACTTATGAACAAAGATATACCAAGTATACACAAGTTAACTGGAACTAACCCAAAAATAGGACACAAATTATGCTTGGCTGAAATGttattcttttatcaaatttctgggaattagttttttattttcttatgtttaGTAAACATGTTGTCGCTTTTTTATGCTTGAAGGAATGTGGAAATGTCACCACTGCACATGGACCAAGCGATTTGACAGTCCTTGGACTGTGCCAAATTGGAATCTTAAGGGTTACCCTGACTTGATGACTGTCAAAACTATGATTCAACATGGACCATTTTTTGTTTGTGATACTAAAGGTCAGTAGATGCCAAGATTCTAGAACACACATTGGCAGTTCTCATCTGACCAGCATAGTTGAATAGTCTTTCAATGGGATGGATTCTCTATATTGATTTACAATATAATGTTAGCTCTGTATGAATAGCATAGAGGAATCTGTAATAGCCGTGTCTTTGAAACTCATTTTGAGCATTTATAATAATGTGATcctagtttttattttctgttagcTATTTGGTATTGAAATAGTTATATGTGCCATTTTGTAGATGATGAAGTTAATGGAGTTCAAAATGGTGATGCTTTTTGGTCTGTCCATCCAACAAATCTGGGGGAGAGAGACTTTGATGTACAAGCGGATCAGTCAGTTGTTCAGAATAGTCTATGCAGTGAAATCACCAATCAATGTATGAAAACTGTGGACGACAAGCTCCCTTCTGTTACAGAAATATCTCATTTACATAATTCATCTGACATACAAGCTACAGCTGTTACAAATTTTCCTGAAGAAACTAGTACAAAGGAAGCTCCTAACCTGATAGAAGAGATTGATCCACAACTGGAAGAATTTGATGTTGAGGCAGTATTAGCAAAACAAGAGACGCATGACTTGTTCTGTCCTAACTGCAGTTCTTGCATTACTAAAAGGGTTATcctcacaaaaagaaaaaggaacacTAAAAAATCAGGCAGCAAACCCAAGCGTGATAAGCCGGAGAATACTCATAATTTAGACAACGAAGCCAAGTGTGATGAGTTACAGACTAGAGGCAGCTCAGAGCTGCCAGATAGTTCTGCACAACCCGAAGCCAAGCAAGGTGTTCATGCAAATATAACGCCTGAACCTGGTATTCTTAGTCCAGAGCCATCTGCTGATAATAATCAACCTCACGAAGAACCAGAAGTTTTCAGATGTTTAGCATGCCTCAGCTTCTTTATTCCTAGTGGTAAGTGGGTTACCTTTTCTGTGATCAAAGCATTTCAAGGACATGCCAATcttcaaaaaaagaataaaacttcTGAAAAGGTAATAACAACAGGAGGGAATCTGAACTTCTTTAGGTTTAATGACTTAAAGATGTAATGTCAAGGAAGCTTTACTATGAACTTAGACGCATAAAAGTATGCCATTTAAAGAGATCTGATTATGAATTAAACATTCATATGTTTTCTGATATGCTTGAAGGTCATTGTCAAGTACCAACTCAACCTAAAGGTTACGCTATTAGGTGAAGGctaacaaattttttatatcactAAAAATTATGATAGTAACATTAGTGCAAACTAGAAGTTTTCTTTTGACATATCTTGATTTATCTGTGATGATTATATGCTTGTCATCTATGTGAACTTAATAATCTTGTCATTCTGGATAGGAAAATGTTTTGATAGGTTCCGTTTCGATGGTGCCAATAAGAGTGAAAGTGCACGAAATCTACCAAGTATACCTGCAAGCAATTTGCAGAATCCTTCAATTCCACAAGGCTCCAATGCAAATTGGCTCATATCTCTATTTCCTTGGAAGAAGGGTTCAAAAACTAGTaagcaaatttttttaatcattattattatactgATACTTATAAGAGAAGTCACTTTTACAATGATGCTTATTTGAAGATTGGCCCCACCAAGGGCTGTGCCGTGGGGCTTCCACCCTAACTATGCTACTGTTATAATTGTTTTAGAGTCTTAATTCATTTCATGTTTGACGTTTGCAATAATAGTATTGTCAGTCATTTGTGAAGATATTTTTACAATGGAAAATGGATAAcattatatgtttatatatttatttaaatcttatatTTGAGCTAACTGAAACCTGTTTCTGAAGCATTTCAAATTCTCTACACTCCTTGTGGTTTACTTCCCGGTTGAATCTTCTATTAATAGAGTTTCACATATTTTCCTTTCCAACATTTTCATGAATAGTTGAGCCATATAAAATGTAAACTGAGAAATATGGTTGGAAACCATGCATTTAGTTTGCAGTGAATGCTCACTTCAGTTTGAAACTTTTTGTTATGAAATCTTTCTGTCTCCAATTTGCCCATTTTCTTGATATAAATTACGTAGGTGATGCACCCCTTGAATATTCTGGAACTGGTTCTGCCGAGCAGCCTAACTCAACATTAACTTCTAATGATGAACCAAGCTCCCCTGAAATCGGTCATTCAAAAGGTCCACTTGCTGATACATCTGATATTAAGAATGTAAAACCTACGTCAAATATTAATCATGGACATGGAGGGATGAATTCTCTGATGTCATCAACAGTAAGTCAATATAGATTGAATCATGAATAGAAAATGGTATCAAACTCCATACAGCGTCAAGAGATAGGCCATTGGCTGACCGAAAATGTCTTGACTCATTGTTTCAGAATGATTTGTCATCTATACAATCTGGTACAAAAGGTGCTGGTGATTTGATGAACGGAGTGCAGAGTGTTGTGCAGGATTCCATAGATTTTTCGGCAAAGAAACAATTACTGGCTGAAAACTGGATAATCAGTGAGGGAGAGAAAAAGAATGCTTCAGTGGACATAATAAGGACAGGTATGCTTGAGAACTAAAGATAATAATTCCTTGAgctttatttgatttaaatatgaGGTCCTTTCAAAACAGAATCTAGGAAAGTGTTAAACTTTCTCAATTGTGCATTATGAATATAGCAATAGAAATATGCTATCCATCTGGAAATGCCTTCCTTATTAATAAAGAAGGCACACTATCATTGGCTCAATTATTTGAATGCTAGTTACTTTGAAATAATTCGTGATTAAAAAAGAACAAGCCAAgtcttgtataaaaaaaaaaggaataaggGATTTGTATATTGATTTAAGAGATATTACAAAGCCACTTCAATCTCTTACAAACGCAGTACTTATACTGCAGAGATACACTTGTCATCTAACTAATGACAACTGTCAACTAACTACAGTTTATTAAGCTAACCTGAGTTATTCACAGCCCCCCCAAACTCAATGGGGCTGAGAAACCAAAGAAGTTCAGCAACATTGAGTTTTGGAACTCAAATAAGCAAACCGAGTAGGAGACAAGGGCTTAGTAAGTAAATCTGCCCATTGGTCTGTTCCAGGAATATGTTGAA
Proteins encoded in this window:
- the LOC114385054 gene encoding membrane protein of ER body-like protein isoform X1; this encodes MEQEGHQWIVHPHDEEEGEEIMEDGALIRKQTVSHNKGNLIMEEVTFTSSSSSSSSSSNGSEHSNRICSVAPPNGSPVQKEEEVAERGDVGENCNHVNGDIVDYAAAGLAQVAEFAGAETNGEAITGVVVSQNKNSVYFDEQQGMWKCHHCTWTKRFDSPWTVPNWNLKGYPDLMTVKTMIQHGPFFVCDTKDDEVNGVQNGDAFWSVHPTNLGERDFDVQADQSVVQNSLCSEITNQCMKTVDDKLPSVTEISHLHNSSDIQATAVTNFPEETSTKEAPNLIEEIDPQLEEFDVEAVLAKQETHDLFCPNCSSCITKRVILTKRKRNTKKSGSKPKRDKPENTHNLDNEAKCDELQTRGSSELPDSSAQPEAKQGVHANITPEPGILSPEPSADNNQPHEEPEVFRCLACLSFFIPSGKCFDRFRFDGANKSESARNLPSIPASNLQNPSIPQGSNANWLISLFPWKKGSKTSDAPLEYSGTGSAEQPNSTLTSNDEPSSPEIGHSKGPLADTSDIKNVKPTSNINHGHGGMNSLMSSTNDLSSIQSGTKGAGDLMNGVQSVVQDSIDFSAKKQLLAENWIISEGEKKNASVDIIRTDNAEVMSSGATTTETIVKAGQTTIEKPVEREPEFLASTTVGSQVIKESPKDGDKTPETVKNGYNSLGQGAQSPLQSSDSAILANDVASDKQNSGIDVILPSKPNIALLDNVKNEIEKGIHRPTGNENKGGDVILDVPAEDAIITEPRTLVQNGEQPRDEVGEPQGWEILKSIVYGGLIESITSLGIVSSAVSSGATPLNIIALGFANIIGGLFILGDNLIDLKKDNSGGDQTQTNVQDRYQESLGRKENFLLHAVVAVLSFLIFGAIPLVIYGLLINKNYYTEVKLATVAATSIVCIILLAIGKVYTSKAPKSYIKTVLYYVTLAISASGVSYIAGNLIKDFLEKLNQPESGFAITMPISDTSVGPAWMSY
- the LOC114385054 gene encoding membrane protein of ER body-like protein isoform X2: MEQEGHQWIVHPHDEEEGEEIMEDGALIRKQTVSHNKGNLIMEEVTFTSSSSSSSSSSNGSEHSNRICSVAPPNGSPVQKEEEVAERGDVGENCNHVNGDIVDYAAAGLAQVAEFAGAETNGEAITGVVVSQNKNSVYFDEQQGMWKCHHCTWTKRFDSPWTVPNWNLKGYPDLMTVKTMIQHGPFFVCDTKDDEVNGVQNGDAFWSVHPTNLGERDFDVQADQSVVQNSLCSEITNQCMKTVDDKLPSVTEISHLHNSSDIQATAVTNFPEETSTKEAPNLIEEIDPQLEEFDVEAVLAKQETHDLFCPNCSSCITKRVILTKRKRNTKKSGSKPKRDKPENTHNLDNEAKCDELQTRGSSELPDSSAQPEAKQGVHANITPEPGILSPEPSADNNQPHEEPEVFRCLACLSFFIPSGKCFDRFRFDGANKSESARNLPSIPASNLQNPSIPQGSNANWLISLFPWKKGSKTSDAPLEYSGTGSAEQPNSTLTSNDEPSSPEIGHSKGPLADTSDIKNVKPTSNINHGHGGMNSLMSSTNDLSSIQSGTKGAGDLMNGVQSVVQDSIDFSAKKQLLAENWIISEGEKKNASVDIIRTGSQVIKESPKDGDKTPETVKNGYNSLGQGAQSPLQSSDSAILANDVASDKQNSGIDVILPSKPNIALLDNVKNEIEKGIHRPTGNENKGGDVILDVPAEDAIITEPRTLVQNGEQPRDEVGEPQGWEILKSIVYGGLIESITSLGIVSSAVSSGATPLNIIALGFANIIGGLFILGDNLIDLKKDNSGGDQTQTNVQDRYQESLGRKENFLLHAVVAVLSFLIFGAIPLVIYGLLINKNYYTEVKLATVAATSIVCIILLAIGKVYTSKAPKSYIKTVLYYVTLAISASGVSYIAGNLIKDFLEKLNQPESGFAITMPISDTSVGPAWMSY
- the LOC114385054 gene encoding membrane protein of ER body-like protein isoform X3, with the protein product MEQEGHQWIVHPHDEEEGEEIMEDGALIRKQTVSHNKGNLIMEEVTFTSSSSSSSSSSNGSEHSNRICSVAPPNGSPVQKEEEVAERGDVGENCNHVNGDIVDYAAAGLAQVAEFAGAETNGEAITGVVVSQNKNSVYFDEQQDDEVNGVQNGDAFWSVHPTNLGERDFDVQADQSVVQNSLCSEITNQCMKTVDDKLPSVTEISHLHNSSDIQATAVTNFPEETSTKEAPNLIEEIDPQLEEFDVEAVLAKQETHDLFCPNCSSCITKRVILTKRKRNTKKSGSKPKRDKPENTHNLDNEAKCDELQTRGSSELPDSSAQPEAKQGVHANITPEPGILSPEPSADNNQPHEEPEVFRCLACLSFFIPSGKCFDRFRFDGANKSESARNLPSIPASNLQNPSIPQGSNANWLISLFPWKKGSKTSDAPLEYSGTGSAEQPNSTLTSNDEPSSPEIGHSKGPLADTSDIKNVKPTSNINHGHGGMNSLMSSTNDLSSIQSGTKGAGDLMNGVQSVVQDSIDFSAKKQLLAENWIISEGEKKNASVDIIRTDNAEVMSSGATTTETIVKAGQTTIEKPVEREPEFLASTTVGSQVIKESPKDGDKTPETVKNGYNSLGQGAQSPLQSSDSAILANDVASDKQNSGIDVILPSKPNIALLDNVKNEIEKGIHRPTGNENKGGDVILDVPAEDAIITEPRTLVQNGEQPRDEVGEPQGWEILKSIVYGGLIESITSLGIVSSAVSSGATPLNIIALGFANIIGGLFILGDNLIDLKKDNSGGDQTQTNVQDRYQESLGRKENFLLHAVVAVLSFLIFGAIPLVIYGLLINKNYYTEVKLATVAATSIVCIILLAIGKVYTSKAPKSYIKTVLYYVTLAISASGVSYIAGNLIKDFLEKLNQPESGFAITMPISDTSVGPAWMSY
- the LOC114385054 gene encoding uncharacterized protein LOC114385054 isoform X6; translation: MEQEGHQWIVHPHDEEEGEEIMEDGALIRKQTVSHNKGNLIMEEVTFTSSSSSSSSSSNGSEHSNRICSVAPPNGSPVQKEEEVAERGDVGENCNHVNGDIVDYAAAGLAQVAEFAGAETNGEAITGVVVSQNKNSVYFDEQQGMWKCHHCTWTKRFDSPWTVPNWNLKGYPDLMTVKTMIQHGPFFVCDTKDDEVNGVQNGDAFWSVHPTNLGERDFDVQADQSVVQNSLCSEITNQCMKTVDDKLPSVTEISHLHNSSDIQATAVTNFPEETSTKEAPNLIEEIDPQLEEFDVEAVLAKQETHDLFCPNCSSCITKRVILTKRKRNTKKSGSKPKRDKPENTHNLDNEAKCDELQTRGSSELPDSSAQPEAKQGVHANITPEPGILSPEPSADNNQPHEEPEVFRCLACLSFFIPSGKCFDRFRFDGANKSESARNLPSIPASNLQNPSIPQGSNANWLISLFPWKKGSKTSDAPLEYSGTGSAEQPNSTLTSNDEPSSPEIGHSKGPLADTSDIKNVKPTSNINHGHGGMNSLMSSTNDLSSIQSGTKGAGDLMNGVQSVVQDSIDFSAKKQLLAENWIISEGEKKNASVDIIRTDNAEVMSSGATTTETIVKAGQTTIEKPVEREPEFLASTTVGSQVIKESPKDGDKTPETVKNGYNSLGQGAQSPLQSSDSAILANDVASDKQNSGIDVILPSKPNIALLDNVKNEIEKGIHRPTGNENKGGDVILDVPAEDAIITEPRTLVQNGEQPRDEVGEPQGWEILKSIVYGGLIESITSLGIVSSAVSSGATPSY
- the LOC114385054 gene encoding membrane protein of ER body-like protein isoform X5 — its product is MEQEGHQWIVHPHDEEEGEEIMEDGALIRKQTVSHNKGNLIMEEVTFTSSSSSSSSSSNGSEHSNRICSVAPPNGSPVQKEEEVAERGDVGENCNHVNGDIVDYAAAGLAQVAEFAGAETNGEAITGVVVSQNKNSVYFDEQQGMWKCHHCTWTKRFDSPWTVPNWNLKGYPDLMTVKTMIQHGPFFVCDTKDDEVNGVQNGDAFWSVHPTNLGERDFDVQADQSVVQNSLCSEITNQCMKTVDDKLPSVTEISHLHNSSDIQATAVTNFPEETSTKEAPNLIEEIDPQLEEFDVEAVLAKQETHDLFCPNCSSCITKRVILTKRKRNTKKSGSKPKRDKPENTHNLDNEAKCDELQTRGSSELPDSSAQPEAKQGVHANITPEPGILSPEPSADNNQPHEEPEVFRCLACLSFFIPSGKCFDRFRFDGANKSESARNLPSIPASNLQNPSIPQGSNANWLISLFPWKKGSKTSDAPLEYSGTGSAEQPNSTLTSNDEPSSPEIGHSKGPLADTSDIKNVKPTSNINHGHGGMNSLMSSTNDLSSIQSGTKGAGDLMNGVQSVVQDSIDYASVDIIRTGGDVILDVPAEDAIITEPRTLVQNGEQPRDEVGEPQGWEILKSIVYGGLIESITSLGIVSSAVSSGATPLNIIALGFANIIGGLFILGDNLIDLKKDNSGGDQTQTNVQDRYQESLGRKENFLLHAVVAVLSFLIFGAIPLVIYGLLINKNYYTEVKLATVAATSIVCIILLAIGKVYTSKAPKSYIKTVLYYVTLAISASGVSYIAGNLIKDFLEKLNQPESGFAITMPISDTSVGPAWMSY
- the LOC114385054 gene encoding membrane protein of ER body-like protein isoform X4, whose product is MEQEGHQWIVHPHDEEEGEEIMEDGALIRKQTVSHNKGNLIMEEVTFTSSSSSSSSSSNGSEHSNRICSVAPPNGSPVQKEEEVAERGDVGENCNHVNGDIVDYAAAGLAQVAEFAGAETNGEAITGVVVSQNKNSVYFDEQQGMWKCHHCTWTKRFDSPWTVPNWNLKGYPDLMTVKTMIQHGPFFVCDTKDDEVNGVQNGDAFWSVHPTNLGERDFDVQADQSVVQNSLCSEITNQCMKTVDDKLPSVTEISHLHNSSDIQATAVTNFPEETSTKEAPNLIEEIDPQLEEFDVEAVLAKQETHDLFCPNCSSCITKRVILTKRKRNTKKSGSKPKRDKPENTHNLDNEAKCDELQTRGSSELPDSSAQPEAKQGVHANITPEPGILSPEPSADNNQPHEEPEVFRCLACLSFFIPSGKCFDRFRFDGANKSESARNLPSIPASNLQNPSIPQGSNANWLISLFPWKKGSKTSDAPLEYSGTGSAEQPNSTLTSNDEPSSPEIGHSKGPLADTSDIKNVKPTSNINHGHGGMNSLMSSTNDLSSIQSGTKGAGDLMNGVQSVVQDSIDFSAKKQLLAENWIISEGEKKNASVDIIRTGGDVILDVPAEDAIITEPRTLVQNGEQPRDEVGEPQGWEILKSIVYGGLIESITSLGIVSSAVSSGATPLNIIALGFANIIGGLFILGDNLIDLKKDNSGGDQTQTNVQDRYQESLGRKENFLLHAVVAVLSFLIFGAIPLVIYGLLINKNYYTEVKLATVAATSIVCIILLAIGKVYTSKAPKSYIKTVLYYVTLAISASGVSYIAGNLIKDFLEKLNQPESGFAITMPISDTSVGPAWMSY